From the Patescibacteria group bacterium genome, one window contains:
- a CDS encoding exodeoxyribonuclease III — protein MKSISLVSWNVNGIRAVAKKGFLEWLAKSPADFVAIQETKAAPNQLGANLLEPDGYRSFWNSAARPGYSGVALYAKTEPLKIQTEFAAPVLNGEGRILLAELPEFYFLNVYFPNGKMSEARLRFKLEFYEEFLKLIEKLRKKKPIVFCGDINTAHREIDLARPQENEKISGFLPIERKWLDKLIAKNYLDTFRELHPDEVKYSWWSVRSGARERNVGWRIDSFFVSAELKKNIVRAEIHDEILGSDHCPISLTLKF, from the coding sequence ATGAAATCAATCTCTCTCGTCTCGTGGAATGTCAACGGAATTCGCGCAGTCGCGAAAAAAGGTTTCCTCGAATGGCTGGCAAAATCGCCCGCCGATTTCGTCGCGATTCAAGAAACGAAAGCCGCGCCGAATCAACTCGGCGCCAATTTGCTCGAGCCCGACGGCTACCGCAGCTTTTGGAATTCCGCAGCTCGACCCGGCTATTCTGGCGTCGCGCTTTATGCGAAAACTGAACCACTCAAAATCCAGACTGAATTCGCCGCGCCGGTTCTGAATGGTGAAGGTCGCATCCTGCTCGCCGAGCTGCCCGAATTTTATTTTCTGAATGTTTATTTTCCGAACGGCAAAATGAGCGAAGCGCGGCTGCGATTTAAACTGGAATTTTACGAGGAATTTCTGAAGCTGATTGAAAAATTACGCAAGAAAAAACCAATCGTTTTTTGTGGCGATATTAATACTGCCCATCGCGAGATTGACCTCGCTCGACCGCAGGAGAATGAAAAAATTTCTGGTTTCCTGCCAATCGAGCGCAAGTGGCTCGATAAATTAATCGCCAAAAATTATCTCGACACATTCCGCGAGCTGCATCCCGACGAAGTGAAATATTCCTGGTGGAGTGTGCGCTCCGGCGCGCGCGAACGGAATGTCGGCTGGCGCATCGACAGTTTTTTCGTCTCAGCAGAATTGAAAAAAAATATTGTGCGCGCCGAAATCCACGACGAAATTCTAGGCAGCGACCACTGCCCGATTTCACTCACACTAAAATTTTAG
- the zupT gene encoding zinc transporter ZupT, with product MDFEVFLIALALTTFAGLSTGIGGALACFTKKTNTKSLSIGLGFSAGVMIYISLVELLREAGVLIIDNLGKNLGSWITLTVFFSGMAITALIDWLIPSAENPHEIHRIEEIKKHHFKLLQRKKLLRTGTFIAFALAIHNFPEGLATFVATMQDTKIGLPIALAIAIHNIPEGIAVAIPFYFATGSRKKAFFYSLLSGLTEPLGALLGFALFFWFLNGLACGILLATVAGIMIFISFDELLPTAREYGEHHLSLYGLIAGMATMAVSLQLFG from the coding sequence TTGGATTTCGAAGTTTTTTTAATCGCGCTCGCACTCACAACTTTCGCCGGACTCTCGACTGGGATTGGCGGCGCGCTGGCTTGTTTCACTAAAAAGACAAATACGAAGTCGCTTTCGATTGGGCTGGGTTTTTCGGCAGGAGTCATGATTTATATTTCTTTGGTCGAGCTTTTGCGTGAAGCGGGAGTTTTGATAATCGACAATTTGGGTAAAAATCTAGGCAGTTGGATTACTTTGACCGTTTTCTTTAGCGGAATGGCGATAACAGCTTTGATCGATTGGTTAATTCCTTCAGCGGAAAACCCTCACGAAATTCACAGAATTGAGGAAATCAAAAAACACCATTTCAAACTTTTGCAGCGCAAAAAACTTTTGCGAACTGGAACTTTTATTGCCTTCGCTCTCGCGATTCATAATTTTCCCGAAGGTTTGGCGACTTTTGTCGCGACGATGCAAGATACCAAAATTGGTTTGCCAATCGCTTTGGCGATTGCGATTCACAATATTCCCGAGGGAATTGCGGTTGCGATTCCGTTTTATTTCGCGACTGGGTCGCGCAAAAAAGCCTTTTTTTATTCTCTGCTTTCTGGACTGACCGAGCCGCTCGGTGCGCTGCTTGGTTTTGCACTTTTCTTTTGGTTTTTAAACGGTTTAGCCTGCGGAATTCTTCTTGCTACGGTTGCGGGAATTATGATTTTCATTTCTTTCGACGAACTACTTCCGACGGCACGCGAATACGGTGAGCACCATCTTTCACTTTACGGCTTGATTGCAGGCATGGCGACGATGGCGGTGAGCCTGCAATTATTCGGCTAA